From Meles meles chromosome 5, mMelMel3.1 paternal haplotype, whole genome shotgun sequence, one genomic window encodes:
- the LOC123942268 gene encoding putative olfactory receptor 2B8 codes for MCWVQYHLPFKRTSRNGIISLLGFSDRPQLELVLFVVILIFYLFTLLGNTTIIALAQVDPHLQTPMYFFLSNLSFLDLCYTTSIVPQLLVHLRTENKSITFGGCVAQLFISLGMGSTECVLLGVMAFDRYAAICKPLQYTVIMHPRLCALMASSSWFIGFANSLAQTVLIFLLPLCGRNKIDHFICEIPPLLKLACVDTTVNESVLFFVIVVILLIPVTLITVSYGQIVRAVLRIKSSAGQRKAFGTCGSHVTVVSLLYGTAIYAYLQPSNNYSQDQGKFVSLFYTIVMPMVNPVIYTLWNKDVTGAMMKVFCGGHDSR; via the coding sequence ATGTGTTGGGTCCAGTATCACTTACCTTTTAAGAGAACTTCCAGAAATGGGATAATTAGCCTGCTGGGGTTCTCTGACCGGCCTCAACTGGAGCTAGTCCTCTTTGTGGTTATCCTGATCTTCTACCTGTTCACTCTGCTGGGAAACACTACCATCATTGCCTTGGCCCAAGTGGACCCACATCTTCAGactcccatgtactttttcctctccaACCTAAGCTTTCTGGACCTGTGTTACACGACAAGCATTGTCCCGCAGCTCCTGGTTCATCTCAGGACAGAAAACAAGTCTATCACGTTTGGTGGCTGTGTGGCTCAGCTCTTCATCTCTCTAGGGATGGGATCCACAGAATGTGTTCTCTTAGGGGTCATGGCATTTGACCGCtatgcagccatctgcaagcccctGCAGTACACCGTGATCATGCACCCCCGTCTCTGTGCCCTCATGGCTTCTTCATCATGGTTCATTGGTTTTGCCAACTCCTTAGCGCAGACAGTCCTCATCTTCCTTTTACCACTTTgtgggagaaataaaatagacCACTTCATTTGTGAGATCCCCCCACTGCTCAAGCTTGCTTGTGTTGACACCACTGTGAATGAGTCTGTGCTATTCTTTGTCATTGTGGTAATTCTCCTCATACCTGTGACATTAATCACAGTCTCCTATGGTCAGATTGTCAGGGCGGTCTTAAGAATAAAGTCATCTGCAGGGCAGAGGAAAGCATTTGGCACATGTGGGTCCCACGTCACAGTGGTCTCCCTGCTCTATGGCACAGCCATCTATGCTTACCTCCAGCCCAGCAACAACTACTCCCAGGATCAGGGcaagtttgtttctctcttctaCACTATCGTCATGCCCATGGTCAACCCTGTCATATATACACTGTGGAACAAGGATGTGACAGGAGCAATGATGAAGGTGTTTTGCGGGGGCCATGACTCCAGATGA